The Neobacillus sp. PS3-34 genome has a window encoding:
- the mraY gene encoding phospho-N-acetylmuramoyl-pentapeptide-transferase gives MINQIIPALISFVAVSILSPLLIAGLRQLRLLQPIRKELPSGHQLKKGTPLMFGMILFVGIIVSILFSPTPFMYFLCITYILFSFVGFLDDFWKASRQDPGGVSSRTKLIFQFTFTGILLYYVINALGVDTSIHIYKNISLELPMALFVFVISFFVVGSANAINFTDGLDGLLGVVAIPTYFFFFMISDRPEVQLFCLIMIGCLLGFLIYNIFPAKAFMGDTGSLAIGGSLSFLAVLEKVEILIPILFIIYFAEILSVILQVSSFKLTRKRVFRMTPIHYHFGLKYGWSETTIVTYFGFISWFCVFICLAYWRFLLHP, from the coding sequence GTGATTAATCAAATAATCCCTGCGTTAATTTCTTTTGTCGCTGTTTCCATTTTATCTCCACTATTAATTGCTGGTTTAAGACAACTTAGGCTCCTTCAACCGATAAGAAAAGAACTTCCTTCAGGTCATCAGTTAAAAAAAGGCACCCCTTTAATGTTTGGAATGATTCTTTTTGTTGGAATTATCGTATCCATTCTTTTTTCTCCTACTCCATTCATGTATTTCTTGTGTATTACCTACATTCTTTTTAGTTTTGTTGGGTTTTTGGACGATTTTTGGAAAGCTTCTCGTCAAGATCCAGGAGGGGTATCGAGTAGGACCAAACTGATTTTTCAATTTACTTTTACTGGTATTTTGCTTTATTACGTGATAAACGCACTGGGCGTAGACACCAGCATCCATATTTATAAAAATATTTCCTTGGAGCTTCCAATGGCATTATTTGTTTTTGTCATCTCATTCTTTGTCGTAGGTTCTGCAAATGCCATTAACTTCACAGATGGATTAGACGGTCTTTTAGGAGTTGTTGCGATCCCTACCTACTTTTTCTTTTTTATGATTTCAGACAGACCAGAGGTGCAGCTTTTTTGCTTAATTATGATTGGATGTTTACTCGGCTTTCTCATTTATAATATATTTCCTGCGAAAGCTTTTATGGGGGATACGGGATCATTAGCCATAGGGGGCTCGCTATCATTTCTAGCTGTTCTTGAGAAAGTTGAAATTTTAATTCCCATTTTGTTCATTATATATTTCGCTGAAATACTTTCAGTAATTTTACAAGTTTCGTCATTTAAACTAACTCGTAAGCGTGTTTTCAGAATGACGCCGATTCATTATCACTTCGGCTTAAAATATGGATGGTCCGAAACAACAATAGTCACGTATTTTGGATTTATTTCTTGGTTTTGTGTTTTTATCTGTTTAGCTTATTGGAGATTTCTTCTACATCCATAA
- a CDS encoding RNA polymerase sigma factor, whose amino-acid sequence MKPIDNITLDIVNETRKVRDEFFRTISDYSSDLWNYCKFITGSPWDGEDLYQETIIKSFGFLPQRWIEITDKKYYLFKVATNTWIDQCRKLKRETGILDEPSETIEDFSNPLFLEEILIYLDSHLTPKQVAAFLLLDIFKFNAEEAAGILQSTPGGVYSAVQRARRNIASIDFTQSKSELLSNHKTNVTIQSYLKAFNNGDLDGMLKLFSDQAQNEAYFGFQEFSKYEMIKGSLRFGLPGHTAKEFILWNKPVIIVISNGDQGPEIHDIQLQEVENGKIVSHKSYFFRKEFILAAAKELAIKAQLEKPPVNWT is encoded by the coding sequence ATGAAACCAATTGATAACATTACTTTGGATATCGTGAATGAAACGAGAAAGGTAAGAGATGAATTCTTCAGAACAATTTCTGATTATTCATCAGATTTATGGAATTATTGTAAATTTATCACTGGCTCCCCTTGGGATGGTGAAGATCTATATCAGGAAACAATAATAAAATCGTTTGGCTTTCTCCCCCAAAGATGGATTGAAATAACTGACAAAAAATATTACTTGTTTAAGGTTGCAACCAATACTTGGATTGACCAATGCAGAAAGCTAAAACGGGAAACAGGAATTTTAGATGAACCATCTGAAACGATAGAAGATTTCTCGAATCCTCTTTTTTTGGAAGAAATTTTAATATATTTAGATTCTCATTTAACACCAAAACAAGTTGCCGCTTTTCTTTTATTGGATATTTTCAAATTTAATGCCGAGGAAGCAGCCGGAATTCTACAAAGCACTCCTGGAGGGGTTTATTCTGCTGTACAACGTGCGAGAAGAAACATTGCTTCCATTGATTTTACTCAATCAAAATCTGAGTTGTTGTCTAACCATAAAACCAATGTGACCATTCAATCATATTTAAAAGCATTTAATAATGGAGATTTGGATGGCATGTTAAAACTATTTAGTGATCAAGCACAAAATGAAGCCTATTTTGGTTTCCAAGAATTTTCTAAGTATGAGATGATTAAAGGCTCTCTTAGATTTGGCCTACCTGGACATACAGCTAAAGAATTTATTCTATGGAATAAACCAGTTATTATTGTAATTTCTAATGGGGACCAGGGACCTGAAATCCACGATATACAGTTACAAGAGGTTGAAAATGGAAAAATAGTAAGTCATAAAAGTTACTTCTTTAGAAAAGAATTTATTTTGGCTGCTGCAAAAGAGCTTGCAATAAAAGCGCAGTTAGAAAAACCACCGGTTAATTGGACTTAA